The genomic segment TGACACTCCATTCATTAAAAGGGATCGCTTCAAAGTAGAGCTTTTCTATATGATAGTCGTAGGTATTGGCCACTGTGACAATGGTCACTTTTTTTATCCCGTATTTTTTGTAGATAGAGAACTTGCCTTGGGACTTTACCCAGAGACTCTCCTCACTCTCAAATGGAGCAGGTATGATCAGTTCGTCGTTTTTTGTTACATATCCATGTACCCCGAGTGTCTGTACCTCAATGCCGTGTTTTATAAGCGCCAAGGCGATCATCGTATCAAACTGTAAGATAAAAGGCTGTCCTAGGGTAAGGTACTTGGCAAATGCAAAGTCAAAAAGCAACATTTTTTTTCCGGATTTTTGATATCTGTCTTCGATGAATAAAACGAGTTTCTCCTGAGTAAAGAGCTTCATTGTTTTGTAAAGCCAGTCCTTGGAGACTTTAAACTTTTCCTTTGCAAAGGTGTAGATCTGATGGGTAGTCAGGTGTTTGGTATGGTGTTGTGCGAGTACTAGAAGCAGTTTCTGCTCATTGGCATCAAAAGCGCTTTTCAAAAAGTTCTTCATTACTAAGGTATTTGTTTTTTGTGACCTTGCGATCATTGGCAGGGTACCAGAGCGTAGAAAGTGATTAAAGCCACTGCTCTGAGAAACACTGGTCTCAAAGGCTAGAAACTCTTCATAGTCCAAAGGGAAAAGCTCGACAGGAGTAAACTCTTTATGATGAAGCGGTATGCGTGAGAGAACAATGAGCCT from the Sulfurovum xiamenensis genome contains:
- a CDS encoding AAA family ATPase encodes the protein MELLEYYQNQRYSIVNYVPRKCQLPLKGDINLYGARGSGKTTMILDLMQEENEETTLYIDLEDPNLIFNPLTTLALQHYIDREGITLLILDHYREGYLPSFPNVERLIVLSRIPLHHKEFTPVELFPLDYEEFLAFETSVSQSSGFNHFLRSGTLPMIARSQKTNTLVMKNFLKSAFDANEQKLLLVLAQHHTKHLTTHQIYTFAKEKFKVSKDWLYKTMKLFTQEKLVLFIEDRYQKSGKKMLLFDFAFAKYLTLGQPFILQFDTMIALALIKHGIEVQTLGVHGYVTKNDELIIPAPFESEESLWVKSQGKFSIYKKYGIKKVTIVTVANTYDYHIEKLYFEAIPFNEWSVINAEE